In the Clostridium sporogenes genome, one interval contains:
- the radA gene encoding DNA repair protein RadA, producing the protein MAKNRIVYICQQCGYESIKWVGKCPGCNTWNSMVEEEKQSTDKNIKNLNIKSEPKIISNIKSSEYERLDTGINELNRVLGGGIVKGSLTLISGSPGIGKSTILLQAANNIANKYGKVLYVSGEESEEQIKMRADRLKVISKDIYILSETNIDAIKEHITTIDPKFVIIDSIQTLFKSELSSAPGTVSQVRQCSNDIMHISKNNNIPFFIVAHVTKQGELAGPRVLEHMVDTVLSFEGERTQEYRILRTVKNRFGTTSEIGVFEMAGEGLLEISNPSAVFLEETEFQREGSVIIGIMEGTRPILIEIQALVSETKAYMPRRTAVGVDTARLNLILAVLEKKLNVPFYNCDVYVNVVGGLDLTGTFADLGLALALLSSAKSKDIKLPKVLVVGEIGLTGEVRPVSFCDRIVNEGIKMGFTNIIIPDRNKDKISVKDNVNLIGISSLKEGISKVF; encoded by the coding sequence ATGGCTAAAAATAGAATTGTTTATATATGTCAGCAATGTGGTTACGAATCTATAAAATGGGTGGGAAAATGTCCTGGATGCAATACTTGGAATAGTATGGTAGAAGAGGAGAAACAATCAACTGATAAGAACATAAAAAACTTAAATATTAAATCGGAACCTAAAATAATATCCAACATAAAATCTAGTGAATATGAAAGATTAGATACTGGAATAAATGAACTAAATAGAGTCTTAGGCGGCGGTATAGTTAAAGGTTCTTTAACTTTAATATCTGGGTCTCCCGGAATAGGGAAATCTACAATACTATTACAAGCTGCTAATAATATTGCTAATAAGTATGGTAAGGTTTTATATGTATCAGGAGAAGAATCAGAAGAACAAATAAAAATGAGGGCAGATAGGCTTAAAGTAATATCAAAGGATATATACATACTTTCAGAAACAAATATAGATGCAATCAAAGAGCATATTACGACAATTGATCCTAAATTTGTTATAATAGATTCTATACAGACTCTTTTCAAGAGTGAACTATCTTCAGCTCCAGGGACTGTCTCTCAAGTTAGGCAATGTTCTAACGATATTATGCATATAAGTAAAAATAATAATATACCGTTTTTTATAGTAGCACATGTTACAAAGCAAGGAGAACTAGCAGGACCTAGAGTTTTAGAACATATGGTAGATACAGTTTTATCTTTCGAAGGAGAAAGAACACAAGAATATAGGATTTTAAGAACGGTAAAAAATCGTTTTGGAACTACAAGTGAAATAGGAGTCTTTGAAATGGCTGGAGAAGGACTATTAGAAATAAGCAACCCTTCTGCTGTGTTTTTAGAAGAAACTGAATTTCAAAGGGAAGGTTCCGTAATAATAGGTATAATGGAAGGAACTAGACCAATACTTATAGAAATACAGGCATTGGTAAGTGAAACAAAAGCTTATATGCCAAGGAGAACGGCAGTAGGAGTAGATACAGCTAGATTAAATTTAATATTAGCTGTGTTAGAAAAAAAATTAAATGTACCTTTCTATAATTGTGATGTATATGTTAATGTAGTAGGAGGATTAGATTTAACAGGAACTTTTGCTGATTTAGGATTAGCATTAGCCTTATTATCTAGCGCTAAATCAAAAGATATAAAATTACCTAAAGTTTTAGTAGTTGGAGAAATAGGACTCACAGGAGAGGTTCGCCCAGTAAGTTTTTGTGATAGAATAGTAAA